The proteins below come from a single Bacteroidota bacterium genomic window:
- a CDS encoding transglutaminase domain-containing protein codes for MKNTEHTPRLKKIVLSALLISFILTVNPAKAQSSLSKGWSSFGINDLDDARTEFKEATADPGSAAEAHLGLALVASYFADDKTSFTEFVNFYNLSTDPYPYTYALWNTFVDIGLSSANPAKEKFIKQVAENPKIEGTIRAMAHSTLGWYYRNIRKFKESQAEFDKMGAITKWQATGSFENMSGCGFDKSYDPILFPNEDKVFKNKYNAEIRWFDLPKVRQDNWVDLTDYFFADDAIVFAQTFLQCASDKEVQLRIGTSGSVKAWLNDQLVISEVEERNNDVDTYIVKLKLNKGNNRLLLQIGASDIQRFNFMVRITDDSGNPIPDIKADTRDKNYKSLETKVEKVENFAESYFKDYVQKQPNSLLGQLLLSVTYLHSEKTYEARKVLLKAKEIAPKCSYVLYKLISVYDSEKDYTDVSSALEWLKANDPESYLSLLLLYQEQIDKENYIKASEYLDKLEKIAGEDETTLQKRIELTALKNEQENLTKMIDEAYKKFPNNYTFVDFKHSILKSQKNYKAGIPLLKKYLKTHYRNDVMEELAGDYFNSGMVQEGVNIYSTLVQMNPSNSNYTRIMGNIYFSLQIYTEAEKWYKKTLEFMPFAGSRWADLAKVYENKAQTEDAVDAYEKSIEFMPNGYENRKNLRKIKGDKEVFDYFEKTDAEAIYKNAPDANAWPEDNSLILLNSKEKVVYAEGTSEERHILIVKVFNSDGVDSWKTYNIGKTNMQRLIIEKVEVMKANGGKVQAETNETQVVFTSLEPGDAIHIEYKIENYLTGKLYPYFYDYHRFSCGSPILDSKFSLLIAPKIKFETRFSNKEIPSTFKALTEFNLYTWESKNSPSIKYEDKMPEFSDVADILYVSSFPDWNFVSNWYYDISSTKAKSDFEVKETVSKLFEGKESLSKLEKVKEIYNYIVNNIRYSSVSFRQSGLVPQKASTVLNTKIGDCKDVSTLFVAMCREIDVPAGVMLVDTRDNGEKDLLLPSIDFNHCIARATIDGKNYYLELTSDYMPFGTVAYYLNNALALDIVSEKDRTNVKLEPFKSESRAQNIVSRITKITIDGNDLNISKVNYKTGTWAASIRSTYRDLGKKEQEKNLLEALTGEYPNVQLNSFEFKNLKSNKDTVEYSYDYTGSNALMQVTGLSLFTLPWGSKTNAKDFIFNKKREYPYDLYQAAFGDSDVETITITIPAGRYLAETPKTIKYSCFAADYTLTFAVVKNTVKATRELKYKTDKIPLDKINEFADFYKKVVSADGKQIAIK; via the coding sequence ATGAAAAATACTGAACACACTCCACGCCTTAAAAAAATCGTTTTAAGCGCTTTGCTCATCTCATTTATTTTAACTGTCAATCCGGCAAAAGCTCAATCGTCGCTGAGTAAAGGATGGAGCAGTTTCGGTATCAATGACCTTGATGATGCCCGAACAGAATTCAAAGAAGCCACCGCTGATCCGGGTTCGGCCGCAGAGGCACACTTGGGCCTGGCGCTGGTGGCATCATATTTTGCCGATGATAAAACGTCATTCACAGAATTTGTAAATTTCTATAACCTGTCTACCGATCCGTATCCCTATACATATGCGTTATGGAATACTTTTGTAGATATTGGCCTCAGCTCTGCAAATCCCGCAAAAGAAAAATTCATTAAACAAGTGGCCGAGAATCCAAAAATAGAAGGCACAATCAGGGCCATGGCACATTCAACTTTGGGGTGGTACTATCGCAACATCCGCAAATTCAAAGAATCGCAGGCCGAATTCGATAAAATGGGTGCAATAACAAAGTGGCAGGCTACCGGAAGTTTTGAAAACATGTCGGGTTGCGGATTTGACAAGTCTTATGACCCGATTCTTTTCCCCAATGAAGACAAGGTTTTCAAGAATAAGTACAATGCTGAAATTCGATGGTTCGACTTACCAAAAGTTCGTCAGGATAATTGGGTTGACCTCACGGACTACTTCTTTGCGGATGACGCCATAGTTTTTGCTCAGACCTTTCTTCAATGCGCTTCAGATAAGGAAGTACAATTACGTATAGGAACATCGGGGTCAGTAAAAGCATGGCTCAATGACCAGCTTGTAATTTCCGAAGTGGAAGAACGCAATAACGATGTGGACACTTACATTGTGAAGCTAAAATTGAATAAAGGCAATAACCGCCTGCTGCTTCAGATTGGCGCAAGCGATATTCAACGCTTTAATTTCATGGTAAGGATAACAGATGACAGCGGAAATCCAATTCCTGATATCAAAGCCGACACTCGCGACAAAAATTATAAATCGCTTGAAACAAAAGTGGAAAAAGTTGAGAATTTTGCGGAAAGCTATTTCAAAGATTATGTTCAGAAGCAACCCAACAGCTTACTTGGGCAATTGCTGCTCTCGGTGACCTATCTGCACAGTGAAAAGACGTATGAGGCGCGCAAGGTACTGTTGAAGGCAAAGGAAATTGCTCCAAAGTGCAGTTATGTTTTGTATAAGCTCATCAGTGTTTATGATTCCGAAAAAGACTATACCGATGTATCATCCGCGCTGGAATGGCTTAAAGCAAATGACCCGGAGAGCTACCTGTCGCTGTTACTGCTATATCAAGAGCAAATAGACAAGGAAAATTATATCAAAGCGAGTGAATACCTTGATAAGCTGGAGAAAATTGCAGGCGAAGACGAAACCACGCTTCAAAAACGGATAGAGCTTACGGCACTAAAAAATGAGCAGGAAAACCTCACAAAAATGATTGACGAGGCTTACAAGAAATTTCCCAATAATTACACTTTTGTCGACTTCAAGCATTCCATTTTAAAATCACAAAAAAATTATAAAGCAGGGATTCCTCTTTTGAAGAAGTATCTGAAAACACATTACCGCAATGATGTAATGGAAGAGCTTGCCGGTGATTATTTTAATTCAGGGATGGTTCAGGAAGGTGTGAATATATACTCAACACTGGTGCAGATGAATCCCTCAAATTCAAACTATACCCGGATAATGGGCAATATTTATTTTAGTCTGCAAATATATACCGAGGCCGAAAAGTGGTATAAAAAAACACTTGAATTCATGCCTTTTGCCGGATCGCGATGGGCTGATTTAGCCAAAGTATATGAGAATAAAGCCCAAACGGAAGACGCCGTTGATGCCTATGAGAAATCAATAGAATTCATGCCCAACGGTTATGAGAATCGCAAGAACCTGAGAAAAATCAAAGGTGATAAAGAAGTATTCGATTATTTTGAAAAAACAGATGCGGAAGCTATCTATAAAAATGCACCTGACGCAAATGCATGGCCCGAAGACAACAGTCTGATACTGCTGAACAGTAAAGAAAAAGTGGTGTACGCCGAAGGAACGTCAGAAGAAAGACATATTTTAATTGTAAAAGTTTTTAACAGCGATGGCGTTGATTCATGGAAGACTTACAACATAGGCAAAACCAACATGCAGCGTTTAATTATTGAAAAAGTTGAAGTAATGAAAGCCAATGGTGGTAAGGTGCAAGCTGAGACCAATGAAACGCAGGTTGTATTTACCTCCCTCGAACCGGGAGATGCTATTCACATTGAATACAAGATTGAGAATTACCTGACCGGCAAGCTGTACCCCTATTTTTACGATTATCACCGGTTCTCTTGCGGGTCGCCTATCCTTGACTCTAAATTCAGCCTGCTCATTGCACCAAAGATAAAATTCGAAACACGCTTTTCGAATAAAGAGATACCAAGCACATTTAAAGCGCTCACTGAATTCAACCTTTACACCTGGGAAAGCAAGAACAGCCCATCTATAAAGTATGAAGATAAAATGCCGGAGTTTTCGGATGTCGCAGATATATTATACGTTTCGTCGTTCCCCGACTGGAACTTTGTTTCAAACTGGTATTATGATATTTCATCCACAAAGGCAAAATCAGATTTTGAAGTAAAAGAAACCGTAAGCAAATTATTTGAAGGCAAAGAGTCCCTGTCCAAACTCGAAAAAGTAAAAGAAATCTATAACTATATTGTGAACAATATCCGCTATAGTTCAGTATCTTTCAGGCAGAGCGGACTCGTCCCGCAAAAAGCGTCAACGGTACTAAATACCAAGATTGGCGATTGTAAGGATGTGTCAACGTTATTCGTTGCTATGTGCCGCGAAATAGATGTGCCTGCCGGAGTGATGCTTGTTGATACACGCGACAACGGTGAAAAAGATTTGCTGCTGCCATCCATAGATTTCAATCATTGCATAGCTCGCGCCACCATCGACGGCAAAAATTATTATCTTGAACTCACATCAGATTACATGCCTTTTGGCACAGTTGCATACTACCTGAACAATGCTCTTGCCCTTGATATTGTGAGCGAAAAGGATAGAACGAACGTAAAACTTGAACCGTTTAAATCTGAATCTCGTGCGCAAAATATTGTTTCCAGGATTACCAAAATCACCATCGACGGAAACGATCTTAACATCTCTAAAGTAAACTATAAGACCGGAACCTGGGCCGCAAGCATACGCTCTACGTATCGTGACCTTGGCAAAAAAGAGCAGGAAAAAAATCTGCTTGAAGCACTAACCGGTGAATACCCTAATGTGCAGCTGAACTCTTTTGAGTTTAAAAATCTCAAGAGCAACAAAGACACTGTTGAATACAGCTATGATTATACCGGTTCCAACGCGTTGATGCAGGTAACCGGACTTTCGCTGTTTACATTGCCATGGGGTTCCAAGACGAACGCAAAGGATTTTATCTTCAATAAAAAACGAGAATATCCATATGACCTCTATCAGGCTGCTTTTGGTGATTCTGACGTTGAGACGATAACTATTACAATCCCGGCAGGACGCTATCTTGCAGAAACCCCAAAGACAATCAAATATTCTTGTTTTGCAGCCGACTATACGCTAACCTTTGCTGTTGTAAAAAATACGGTTAAAGCTACCAGAGAGCTCAAATATAAGACTGACAAGATTCCACTTGACAAGATAAATGAATTTGCAGATTTCTACAAGAAAGTGGTGAGCGCTGACGGGAAACAGATAGCTATAAAATAG
- a CDS encoding GNAT family N-acetyltransferase, with product MENIIPPVDKALLEKELNDSRFVRRTNKGHNEIYIVTHHNSPNVMREIARLREVTFRRAGGGTGKSMDIDHFDTRENPSKQLIVWEPRNLEIIGGYRFTNVGQAPKLPDGSPDCATSKLFRLSERFTRDFAPYTIELGRSFVQPDYQPMVNGRKGLFSLDNLWDGLGALIVENPEIKYFFGKMTMYPHFNRQARDIILYFLYKYFPDKDNLGTPIRAVEMETDMEKLEKIFNGGNYGADYKLLIHTLREYNEAIPPLINAYMNLTATMRIFGTAINDGFGLVEETGLLVTIGDIYETKKERHLVTYQKDSTRE from the coding sequence ATGGAAAATATTATCCCGCCGGTTGACAAGGCGCTTTTGGAAAAAGAATTAAACGATTCAAGGTTTGTGCGCCGCACCAATAAAGGGCATAACGAAATTTATATTGTTACCCATCATAATTCGCCCAATGTGATGCGCGAAATAGCGCGCTTGCGCGAAGTTACCTTTCGCAGAGCCGGTGGTGGCACGGGCAAATCAATGGATATCGACCATTTTGACACCCGCGAAAACCCGAGCAAACAACTTATTGTATGGGAGCCGCGCAATCTTGAAATTATTGGCGGATACCGTTTCACCAATGTTGGGCAGGCACCCAAATTACCCGATGGTTCACCTGATTGCGCCACATCAAAACTCTTTCGCCTCAGCGAACGCTTTACCCGCGATTTTGCGCCTTACACTATTGAATTAGGTCGTTCATTTGTGCAGCCCGATTATCAGCCCATGGTAAATGGCCGCAAAGGACTTTTTTCTCTGGATAATCTTTGGGACGGCCTCGGGGCGCTGATTGTAGAGAACCCGGAAATCAAGTACTTTTTTGGTAAGATGACCATGTATCCTCATTTTAACAGACAGGCGCGTGACATCATCCTTTACTTTCTGTATAAATATTTTCCGGATAAGGATAATCTGGGCACTCCCATCAGAGCCGTGGAAATGGAAACGGATATGGAGAAACTGGAAAAGATATTCAACGGCGGAAACTACGGAGCTGATTATAAGCTGCTCATTCATACCCTGCGTGAGTACAATGAAGCGATACCGCCATTGATAAATGCTTACATGAATTTAACCGCCACCATGCGGATATTTGGAACAGCGATTAACGATGGTTTTGGGCTTGTAGAAGAAACAGGATTGCTTGTTACAATTGGCGATATTTATGAAACCAAAAAAGAACGTCATCTGGTTACTTACCAAAAAGATTCAACACGAGAATAG
- a CDS encoding 1-acyl-sn-glycerol-3-phosphate acyltransferase encodes MSDKKENIISDSGANATEKFIDIDEIIRSKNPRLAKFLPRFIVNYIKRIICQDFINDFIDRNKTKVGLDFVEAIVQEFTKEVKVIGRENIPAEGRGIIVSNHPLGGLDGIALLHEAGKVRKEIVFPVNDILMNLKNLAPLFIPINKHGSNSENIRIIEDTFASDKMMVYFPAGLVSRKQKGVIKDLDWKKTVIAKARKHKRDIIPALIDGQNSSFFYNFANFRKKSGIKQNIEMIYLPGEMMKQKIKSVNIIFGKPVPWTLFDKRFNDTEWASKLKDYVYSLRENPTSQFPY; translated from the coding sequence ATGAGCGATAAAAAGGAGAATATAATTTCAGACAGTGGAGCCAATGCTACTGAAAAATTCATAGATATCGATGAAATTATAAGGAGTAAGAATCCGCGTCTGGCAAAATTTCTTCCGCGTTTTATAGTCAATTATATCAAGCGGATTATCTGTCAGGATTTCATCAATGATTTTATTGACCGTAACAAGACCAAGGTAGGATTAGATTTTGTGGAAGCCATTGTTCAGGAATTCACGAAGGAAGTGAAAGTTATCGGTCGCGAAAATATTCCGGCTGAGGGCCGTGGCATCATTGTTTCAAATCATCCGCTTGGCGGACTTGATGGAATTGCATTATTGCATGAAGCGGGCAAAGTACGTAAAGAAATTGTGTTTCCGGTGAATGATATATTAATGAATCTGAAGAACCTTGCTCCTCTTTTCATCCCTATCAATAAACACGGCAGCAATTCAGAAAATATCCGCATCATTGAAGATACTTTTGCATCAGACAAGATGATGGTTTATTTTCCTGCCGGACTTGTTTCGCGCAAGCAAAAAGGTGTTATTAAAGATCTTGACTGGAAAAAAACCGTGATTGCCAAAGCACGAAAACACAAACGCGATATTATTCCGGCACTTATTGACGGACAAAATTCATCCTTCTTTTACAATTTTGCGAACTTCAGGAAAAAAAGCGGCATCAAGCAAAATATTGAAATGATTTATTTGCCGGGCGAAATGATGAAACAAAAAATAAAGTCCGTAAACATCATTTTTGGCAAACCTGTTCCATGGACATTATTCGACAAACGTTTCAATGACACCGAATGGGCATCGAAACTTAAAGATTACGTTTACTCATTGCGCGAAAATCCAACATCTCAATTTCCATACTAA
- a CDS encoding T9SS type A sorting domain-containing protein, translating to MKIITKLVQLCLVGALITSLGFAQGTKVKNVNASLGTAHMTQKIVDMSPTMGNFATPGGMKALFDLQFQYNIAGPVGTAGIETDGQYFYVTKWSGNQFYRFDMSGALVDSFSIAGVTGVRDLAYDGQYFYGSATTNAIYQMNFTAHTLVSTITAPAAVQCRHIAYDPISDGFYCGNWATDIWLVSKTGTITSTILAATHAQTNVYGSAVDTYTPGGPYLWLLEQGGANANTLAQIDLATGTPTGTTFDVAPLITGITLGSDIAGGLCIANNVVQGTSSLIGVVQNLSIWGLELASTTYHPYDFGMTQLIHPLSSDSLTNADSVKIKIHNFDTLRRCCVPVSYVIDGGTPVTETISDSVDGGADYIYTFTTTADLSMPGHVYDFMLYTAMAGDSNYVNDTIFATVKNIWDVEATSIDMPPVVGVGPVAPLATFTNNGTLATSFDVTMNITGGYTSTKQVVNLAPGASQQVTFDSWTAALGNYTISIEAVLAQDSVPANDTLSQPISVQNLIKAFCYVAYDPITSVMGPAVTYLQAPGTVNILADQSAQNYLYGGTWGPYNKWYGAVATDNTFITIDTLTGARTVIGNMGAAILGMAYDFTTNKMYGVGTDNVNAQLYTVNLATGAVTLVGTSAAGVFINLACDAAGNLFAVNVTDDKLYSIDKATAAATEIGAIGFDANFIQGMDFDRNNNVLYMAAYNNTTQQGEMRIVDVNDGTNTLIGPFLNKAEIVALAIPYSPVLPSQNVGVLSITAPTSSCSLGSETVEAVVMNFGADTANNFDVAYELDGGTAVTFTVTTAIAPGATQTITFATPGDFSALGNHNIVAYTSLTGDTIAIDDTATLTVSNITPKSIPYSVGFEPGEDLTGANIFDVNNDGYTWGLATTGGNTGPYCLQYSYNSAAAANDWFISSCIDFEAGKTYKLSFFYKAQSASFPESVEVKFGTTQDPAAMSTAIVSVPSITAITYTESVSTFTVPSDGVYYVGFHCTSAADEWILSVDDINLTVDLSDISENAAPAINIFPNPAKDILNVTAGENIRRITVTNALGAVVFDGAMDSRNYILNTSEFNSGLYFIKCETENGRMISKFMVN from the coding sequence ATGAAAATCATTACCAAATTAGTACAATTGTGTCTGGTTGGTGCGCTTATTACCTCTCTTGGGTTTGCGCAGGGCACAAAAGTAAAGAACGTAAATGCGTCGTTGGGCACTGCTCATATGACACAGAAAATTGTTGATATGTCGCCAACAATGGGCAATTTTGCAACACCCGGTGGCATGAAAGCATTGTTTGATCTTCAGTTTCAGTATAACATTGCAGGCCCGGTCGGTACTGCTGGTATTGAAACCGATGGTCAGTATTTTTATGTTACCAAATGGAGCGGTAACCAGTTCTACAGATTCGATATGTCTGGTGCACTGGTCGATAGTTTCAGCATTGCCGGTGTAACCGGTGTTCGTGACCTTGCTTATGACGGTCAGTATTTCTATGGCTCTGCAACAACCAATGCCATCTATCAGATGAATTTTACTGCGCATACGCTGGTTTCAACCATTACAGCTCCTGCTGCAGTTCAGTGCCGTCACATCGCTTATGATCCTATCAGCGATGGTTTCTATTGCGGTAACTGGGCAACCGATATCTGGCTGGTGAGCAAAACCGGTACTATTACCAGTACTATTCTTGCTGCTACACATGCACAGACGAATGTTTATGGCTCAGCCGTTGATACATACACTCCGGGTGGTCCTTACCTCTGGCTGCTCGAACAAGGCGGTGCAAATGCAAATACACTGGCACAAATTGATCTCGCAACAGGCACACCAACCGGTACTACCTTCGATGTAGCTCCGCTTATCACCGGTATCACACTGGGCAGCGATATTGCCGGCGGATTATGCATTGCAAACAATGTTGTTCAGGGCACTTCATCGTTAATCGGCGTTGTTCAGAATCTCTCAATCTGGGGTCTGGAACTTGCTTCAACTACATATCATCCTTATGATTTTGGTATGACTCAGCTTATTCACCCTTTGAGCAGCGACAGCCTTACCAATGCTGATTCTGTAAAAATTAAAATTCATAATTTTGATACGCTGAGAAGATGTTGTGTACCTGTAAGCTATGTTATTGATGGCGGAACTCCGGTTACCGAAACAATCTCCGACTCTGTTGACGGTGGTGCTGATTATATTTACACATTCACTACAACCGCCGACCTTTCAATGCCGGGTCATGTTTATGATTTTATGCTTTATACTGCAATGGCAGGTGATTCAAATTATGTGAATGATACTATTTTTGCTACTGTTAAAAATATTTGGGATGTAGAAGCAACTTCTATTGATATGCCTCCTGTTGTTGGCGTTGGTCCGGTTGCTCCACTTGCAACATTTACAAATAACGGTACACTTGCCACTTCATTTGATGTTACCATGAATATCACCGGTGGTTATACATCAACCAAGCAGGTTGTCAATCTGGCACCGGGCGCTTCACAGCAGGTTACCTTCGATTCATGGACAGCTGCTCTTGGCAACTATACCATCAGCATCGAAGCTGTACTGGCACAGGATTCAGTTCCCGCCAACGACACATTATCACAGCCCATAAGTGTTCAGAACCTTATCAAAGCTTTCTGTTATGTTGCTTACGATCCCATTACCTCCGTTATGGGACCTGCCGTTACGTATCTTCAGGCTCCGGGTACTGTAAACATCCTCGCCGACCAGTCAGCACAAAATTATCTTTATGGCGGCACATGGGGACCTTATAATAAATGGTATGGTGCCGTTGCAACAGACAACACTTTTATTACCATTGATACCCTTACCGGTGCGCGCACTGTTATTGGCAACATGGGAGCAGCTATTCTTGGAATGGCCTATGACTTCACCACCAATAAAATGTATGGTGTAGGTACTGATAATGTAAATGCACAGCTTTATACAGTAAACCTTGCAACCGGTGCTGTTACTCTTGTTGGAACAAGTGCCGCCGGAGTTTTTATCAATCTGGCCTGTGATGCCGCTGGCAATTTGTTTGCCGTGAATGTTACAGATGACAAACTTTACTCCATCGACAAAGCAACCGCTGCCGCTACTGAAATTGGTGCTATTGGTTTTGATGCCAATTTTATTCAGGGTATGGATTTCGATCGCAACAACAACGTTCTGTATATGGCTGCATATAACAATACTACACAGCAGGGCGAAATGAGAATCGTTGATGTAAACGATGGCACCAACACACTTATCGGTCCGTTTTTGAATAAAGCCGAGATTGTTGCTCTTGCTATTCCGTATTCACCTGTTCTTCCTTCACAGAATGTTGGTGTTTTATCTATTACCGCACCTACAAGCAGCTGTAGCCTTGGAAGCGAAACTGTTGAAGCCGTTGTTATGAATTTCGGCGCTGATACAGCAAATAACTTTGATGTTGCTTACGAACTTGACGGTGGCACTGCAGTTACATTTACTGTTACTACTGCTATTGCTCCGGGCGCAACTCAGACAATTACTTTTGCAACACCGGGCGATTTCTCTGCATTGGGTAACCATAACATTGTTGCTTATACAAGCCTTACCGGCGATACCATTGCTATAGATGATACTGCTACATTAACCGTTTCTAATATTACCCCGAAATCAATTCCTTATTCAGTTGGTTTTGAACCCGGCGAAGACCTTACCGGTGCCAATATTTTTGACGTGAACAATGATGGTTATACATGGGGTCTTGCTACAACAGGTGGTAACACCGGCCCGTATTGCCTGCAGTATTCATACAACTCAGCAGCCGCTGCAAACGATTGGTTCATTTCTTCCTGCATCGATTTTGAAGCCGGAAAAACCTATAAGCTTTCATTCTTCTACAAAGCACAATCAGCTAGTTTCCCCGAAAGTGTTGAAGTGAAATTCGGAACTACTCAGGATCCTGCTGCAATGTCAACAGCTATTGTTAGTGTTCCCAGTATTACTGCGATAACATACACCGAGTCGGTTTCTACATTCACAGTTCCTTCTGATGGTGTTTATTATGTTGGTTTCCATTGCACCAGCGCCGCTGACGAGTGGATACTTTCCGTAGACGATATCAACCTTACTGTTGACTTGTCGGATATCAGCGAAAATGCTGCTCCTGCAATCAATATCTTCCCGAATCCTGCTAAGGATATTCTGAATGTAACCGCTGGCGAAAATATCCGCAGAATAACTGTTACCAATGCTCTTGGTGCTGTTGTTTTTGATGGTGCTATGGATTCCAGAAATTACATCCTCAATACTTCTGAATTTAATTCCGGTTTATATTTTATAAAATGTGAAACCGAAAACGGAAGAATGATTTCCAAATTCATGGTTAACTAA
- the yihA gene encoding ribosome biogenesis GTP-binding protein YihA/YsxC → MNIRTAKYILSSTDFKKCPPPKLPEYAFIGRSNVGKSSLINMLTNVKGLAKTSGTPGKTQLINHFIINDEWYLVDLPGIGYAKKSKKLSSGWSQMITDYLGLRPSLVCTFYLVDCRIEPQEIDLSFIEWLGENQVPFVIVFTKADKLKPLELSRKITTYKTRLLTEWEELPPIFVSSATEKKAKEDILKYIEDTNQLFRQ, encoded by the coding sequence ATGAACATCAGAACAGCAAAGTATATTTTAAGCAGTACGGATTTCAAAAAATGTCCGCCACCCAAACTTCCGGAATATGCCTTTATAGGGCGAAGCAACGTAGGTAAATCGTCGCTGATAAATATGCTCACCAATGTAAAAGGTCTTGCAAAAACATCAGGAACGCCGGGAAAAACGCAGCTTATCAACCATTTCATCATCAACGACGAGTGGTATCTGGTTGACCTTCCGGGCATCGGTTATGCAAAGAAATCGAAAAAGCTCAGCAGTGGATGGAGCCAGATGATTACCGACTATCTGGGATTAAGACCGAGCCTTGTATGTACTTTTTATCTGGTTGACTGCCGCATCGAGCCGCAGGAAATAGACCTTTCATTTATAGAATGGCTGGGTGAGAATCAGGTACCGTTTGTAATTGTTTTTACGAAAGCAGATAAATTAAAACCACTCGAACTAAGCCGTAAAATAACAACTTATAAAACCAGACTGCTTACCGAATGGGAAGAACTTCCGCCTATTTTTGTTTCTTCTGCCACCGAGAAAAAGGCAAAAGAAGATATCCTGAAATATATTGAGGATACAAATCAACTTTTCAGACAATAA
- a CDS encoding T9SS type A sorting domain-containing protein, whose translation MRKITLFIIAALFAVAANAQNIVADSSFEVGSPSTAWHEYSTNFGTPLCDANCGNCGGPCAPHSGSWYAWFGGVAAVEEGELSQLVTIPSGTVANLSFYLMIPIGATAALDTFEVWYGTHKLFQATNADTTLYGTYTKIDVSMTPYLGTSDSLVFYASFTSGESTNVLIDDISLHTASGSGLVENHLLEGIEVYPNPATEHVYVNVNSPKTVDINISMYDMNGKLVITESYPGVDSKKIDVNTSNLSQGTYYLVVNNGSENLSHKIVVE comes from the coding sequence ATGAGAAAAATTACTCTTTTTATTATTGCTGCATTATTTGCAGTTGCTGCTAATGCTCAGAACATCGTTGCTGACTCAAGTTTTGAAGTGGGCTCACCCAGCACTGCATGGCACGAATATTCAACAAATTTCGGTACACCTCTTTGCGATGCGAATTGCGGTAACTGTGGCGGTCCCTGTGCTCCTCACAGCGGCTCTTGGTATGCTTGGTTCGGTGGCGTTGCCGCTGTTGAAGAAGGCGAATTATCACAGCTGGTTACCATTCCTTCCGGTACAGTTGCTAATTTAAGTTTCTATCTCATGATTCCCATCGGAGCTACTGCTGCTCTTGATACTTTTGAAGTATGGTATGGTACTCACAAGCTTTTTCAGGCAACCAATGCTGATACTACCTTATATGGTACCTATACTAAAATTGATGTGTCCATGACCCCGTACCTGGGAACAAGTGATTCATTGGTATTCTATGCCAGTTTCACCAGCGGCGAATCAACCAATGTTTTAATTGATGACATCAGCTTACACACTGCATCAGGTTCAGGCCTTGTTGAAAATCATTTGCTCGAAGGCATTGAAGTTTATCCGAATCCTGCTACTGAACATGTTTACGTAAACGTGAATTCACCAAAAACAGTGGATATCAACATCTCAATGTATGATATGAATGGAAAACTGGTTATCACAGAATCATATCCGGGCGTTGACTCTAAAAAAATTGATGTGAATACAAGCAACCTTAGCCAAGGAACATATTATCTCGTTGTGAATAATGGCAGCGAAAACCTTAGTCATAAGATTGTTGTTGAATAA